A section of the Verrucomicrobiota bacterium genome encodes:
- a CDS encoding PDZ domain-containing protein, translated as MIRLLSLAGLSLVTACQEKNTPSQRLGESVLRVTSTIQYPDNKRPWLKKKPFTRIGLGTIIEGGRLLVTADMVAHASYICLEKPEDGPKGSATVEAIDEECNLAVIKPVEPELLKGTHPLSLDAMITPGSTVQILQLEPNGAPALSPASLTTVAVMPYSSDGGAYLLYRASTTIPQREGSFVIPALHEGKLAGLVMRYDPRTQSADIIPSPLIGRFLKEYAKPGYSGLARAGLTYGEARGRTLREWLGTGKDLNGVIITSLDSGGPAEKAGLRKGDLIVRAGGKAIDGEGNYTDPRLGKINFSNLATLESAPGDKGEIVYFRSAGEGTGTLGTATLTLGGRNTLAEISAARLHGDSVPYTFLGGLLFQELSRPYLREWGVNWRSDAPQNLVALDAFQEDLPKDQKRLVIISKVLPSSQTIGLQELANKVVVNINGMPIHGLADVNEAAKHPKNGFQRIELEGSAGPIYLDNASLGSEEAQLRSEYGIPAKSDSLANPK; from the coding sequence ATGATTCGGTTACTTTCACTTGCGGGTCTGTCACTCGTGACGGCTTGCCAGGAAAAGAATACGCCTTCGCAAAGGCTAGGTGAATCAGTCCTCCGGGTCACATCGACAATCCAATATCCCGATAACAAGCGCCCCTGGCTCAAGAAGAAGCCGTTCACCCGCATCGGACTTGGGACGATCATCGAGGGAGGACGACTCCTAGTCACTGCGGACATGGTTGCCCATGCGAGCTACATCTGCTTGGAGAAGCCGGAGGATGGACCGAAGGGGAGCGCCACGGTGGAGGCGATCGACGAGGAATGCAATCTGGCAGTCATCAAGCCGGTGGAACCTGAACTCCTCAAGGGAACCCATCCTCTCTCACTTGACGCGATGATCACGCCCGGGAGTACGGTTCAGATTCTCCAACTCGAGCCTAACGGAGCGCCAGCTCTCAGTCCGGCCAGTTTGACCACGGTCGCGGTGATGCCTTATTCATCAGATGGAGGAGCTTACCTGCTCTATCGTGCTTCCACGACGATCCCTCAACGGGAGGGAAGCTTTGTCATTCCCGCGCTGCATGAGGGAAAACTCGCAGGCCTCGTGATGCGTTACGATCCACGCACTCAATCGGCTGACATTATACCCTCACCGCTGATCGGGCGCTTCCTGAAGGAATACGCCAAGCCCGGCTACTCGGGATTAGCGCGCGCCGGACTGACCTACGGAGAGGCTCGCGGAAGGACATTGCGCGAATGGCTTGGTACAGGAAAAGACCTCAATGGTGTCATCATCACGTCCCTTGATTCAGGAGGCCCGGCGGAGAAAGCAGGCCTCCGGAAGGGGGATCTCATCGTACGGGCAGGCGGCAAGGCCATCGATGGCGAGGGAAACTACACAGACCCTCGCCTCGGAAAAATCAACTTCAGCAATCTTGCCACCCTAGAATCCGCACCCGGAGACAAAGGTGAAATTGTGTACTTCCGGAGCGCCGGTGAAGGGACCGGCACGCTGGGAACGGCAACGCTGACGCTAGGGGGAAGGAATACCCTGGCCGAAATCAGTGCAGCACGCCTGCATGGCGACTCTGTTCCGTACACCTTTCTGGGGGGGCTTCTCTTTCAGGAGCTGAGCAGACCCTACCTCCGCGAATGGGGAGTAAACTGGAGAAGCGACGCCCCTCAGAATCTCGTTGCCCTTGATGCATTTCAGGAAGATTTGCCGAAAGATCAGAAGAGACTGGTCATCATCTCAAAGGTCCTCCCTTCATCGCAGACCATCGGACTTCAGGAACTTGCCAACAAGGTAGTGGTGAATATCAACGGCATGCCGATCCATGGACTAGCTGACGTGAACGAGGCGGCAAAGCATCCCAAAAACGGCTTCCAACGCATTGAACTAGAAGGCTCCGCAGGGCCTATCTATCTGGATAACGCATCACTCGGATCAGAAGAAGCTCAACTCAGGAGCGAATATGGCATCCCAGCCAAGTCAGATTCCTTGGCCAATCCAAAATAA
- a CDS encoding trypsin-like peptidase domain-containing protein, translated as MSCRKLLPMMSLILAMAPSLSAKDPTSENRGAAVGQNLSASIVRIEVTDQEADYASPWNAGHIGGGIGSGFVIVAPSGKKQILTNAHVVSNARFITLTRERVSHPYTAHVEFIAHDCDLALLSVDEPGFFEGTVPLELGGVPLIESGVSVYGYPLGGERLSVTRGVVSKIDFDLYTHSGVDSHLVIQIDAAINPGNSGGPVLQDGKVVGVAFQGYSGEVAQNVGFMIPIPVIGRFLKDLSKGSYTGYTDLSIAFRPLLSTSSRKALGLPDDDRGVLVTDVQEKGSSHGFLQKGDVLLSIDSHPIASNGRVELDGQSVDMTEVVEQKFEGEKVRFDVLRQGATIAVEFPMVGNWPFRMQGNAYDEKPRYLLHGGLLFQPLDRNFLNADSMADLRIKRAFENFAEKHLYLQRPEIVVLSRVLADPIHKGCDGLRPGIVDSINGRKIRSLADVSAAFDQPARYDVVILDGIGAPIVLSREAVLKANPRIMQTYSIPSPRNL; from the coding sequence ATGAGCTGCCGGAAACTCCTTCCCATGATGAGCCTCATTCTAGCGATGGCTCCCTCTCTGAGCGCCAAGGATCCTACTTCCGAGAACCGGGGGGCCGCTGTCGGGCAAAACCTCTCGGCAAGCATTGTGAGGATCGAAGTGACGGATCAGGAAGCGGACTATGCCTCCCCATGGAATGCGGGTCATATCGGAGGAGGCATCGGCTCGGGATTCGTCATCGTCGCTCCTAGCGGGAAAAAGCAGATCCTGACCAATGCCCATGTGGTCAGCAATGCACGCTTCATCACGCTCACCCGCGAACGGGTGAGTCATCCTTACACGGCCCATGTGGAGTTCATTGCCCATGATTGTGATCTGGCACTCCTGAGCGTTGATGAGCCTGGCTTCTTCGAGGGAACTGTACCCCTGGAACTCGGCGGGGTCCCCCTTATCGAGAGTGGCGTGAGTGTCTATGGATATCCGCTGGGAGGGGAACGCCTCAGTGTGACCAGGGGCGTGGTCTCTAAGATCGATTTCGACTTGTACACGCATTCCGGAGTCGATTCGCACCTGGTGATCCAGATTGATGCCGCGATCAATCCCGGCAACAGCGGCGGCCCGGTCCTTCAGGATGGGAAGGTGGTAGGGGTCGCCTTCCAGGGCTATTCGGGGGAAGTTGCGCAGAATGTCGGATTCATGATACCGATCCCGGTGATTGGGCGATTCCTCAAGGATCTCTCGAAGGGATCCTACACAGGATACACGGATCTCTCGATCGCTTTCAGGCCTCTGCTCAGTACATCTTCCCGGAAGGCCCTCGGCTTGCCAGATGATGACCGGGGGGTGCTCGTCACCGACGTGCAGGAGAAGGGCTCCTCCCATGGGTTCCTTCAAAAAGGGGATGTGCTTCTCTCGATCGATAGTCATCCCATTGCAAGTAACGGACGCGTCGAACTCGACGGGCAGTCGGTCGATATGACTGAGGTGGTGGAACAGAAGTTCGAGGGTGAGAAGGTTCGCTTCGATGTCCTGAGGCAAGGCGCCACCATTGCAGTGGAATTCCCCATGGTAGGAAACTGGCCCTTCCGAATGCAGGGAAACGCCTATGATGAGAAGCCCCGCTATCTACTCCACGGGGGACTACTTTTCCAACCCCTCGACAGAAACTTCCTGAATGCGGATAGCATGGCCGATCTGAGGATCAAGCGGGCCTTTGAGAACTTCGCGGAAAAACATCTCTACCTGCAACGACCCGAGATCGTCGTTCTGAGTAGGGTGCTGGCCGATCCCATCCACAAGGGATGCGACGGTCTCCGTCCGGGAATCGTGGACTCGATCAACGGCAGGAAAATCCGCTCACTCGCCGATGTCAGCGCGGCATTCGATCAGCCGGCCCGCTACGATGTCGTGATCCTGGATGGCATCGGTGCACCGATTGTCCTCAGCCGTGAAGCGGTACTGAAGGCGAATCCCCGCATCATGCAAACCTACAGCATCCCCTCCCCCCGGAATCTCTAA